The segment GAACTAAAAAGTAGAATAAAAATTTCGTGTAATGTTTCATTTTATTACCCCAGCGGGTTACGGCACACGGCGTGTGCCTACTACTTTTAAGTGTTCTTTTCTAAATAAAAGGCACTTGCACGATTTTCGCGGGGTGCAGTTTGTCCCGAATTTCAATTTCGATGGTTTTCCCGATATTTTGAGAGACGGACGCGAAACCGATATTGCATTTCAGACTTGGTGATGGTGCGCCGCTTGTCACCTCACCTACCTGTCCACCGTCCTGATAGATAGCATAACCGGCACGCGCCACAGCACGGTCAAGCATCTGAAAACCTATCATCTGCTTCGCAATCCCCTTCTTTTTCGTGGCAAGGAGTGCCTTCTTTCCGATAAATTGGCGATTCTTGGATTTGACGAACTTACCGAGTCCAACCTCAAATGGGTTTGTGTCGTCGTTCATATCCATACCGTATAGACGTAGCCCGGCTTCAAGACGTAAGGTATCGCGTGCGCCAAGTCCTACGGGTTGCCCCTCTGCTTCTATCACAGCGGGATAGAGCGCATTCCACAAACGTTCCGCATTTTCCGCGGGCACATATAACTCAAAGCCAACTTCCCCCGTATAACCTGTTCGCGAAATGACGGTAGGAATGCTCGCGACTTCACCGAGTACAAAGCGAAAGAACGAAATTTCAGAAACATCATGTTCGGGAACGAAAGGCTTCAGAAGATCTATCGCCTTTGGACCCTGTAGGGCAATGAGAGCCGTGTTTTCACTTACGTCTTTTATTTTCGCGCCTGTATCGTTGTGGGTCTCTACCCATGTCAAGTCTTTTTCAATGTTGGCAGCGTTGACAACCAGCATATAGTGATCATCGGCGTGTCGATAAATGAGGAGGTCGTCAACGATTCCGCCAGTTTCATTACAGAATAAGGTATACAATACACGACCATCGGTTAGACGTCCGACATCATTGGTGCTGAGTTTTTGCACTAACTCGTTTGCCCCCTGGCCGCGAACCTCGAATTCTCCCATGTGTGACAGGTCAAATAAGCCAACATTCGTTCGGACAGCCAAGTGTTCTTTAACAATACTGCTATATTGGAGCGGCATCTCCCACCCACCGAATTCGGTGAATTTCGCATTAAGGAACTCATGGGCATGATAAAGGGGTGTTCTCTTCATTTTAGTTACCAGATACGCCGAAGATTGCGCCTATTTAAAGCCCATAGATACGCGCGAGATTTTCGCCGAAAATCAGTGCCTCAGCATCATCACCGAGTTCTAATCGCTTGAGAGCGTTGATAACTTGGATGGGTCGGTATTCCGGTAAATTAGAACCGAAGACGATCTGTTCAGGTCCGAGTTCATCGACAGCAGTTTTCACCTCTGTCGGAACAACCGTGTCCGGGTCTGTCCCCCAACGGCGATGAAACCGCAAGATCGTGGTCCCCAATGAAACATTCTTATTCGCTTTTGCGACAGCGATACCGGCATCTAAATCGTCGGGAAATCCCATGTGATCCATAATAACGGGCGTTTCTGGCACCCAACTTGCGACAGTGCCGATCCGGTTGGGGTGGCAATTGTTAGGTCCAGAGTGAATTGAGATGATAAGTCCATAGTCGCGTGCGGCTTCAACAACAGGACGCACGATAGGATCATCTACATTATAGTTGTGAATGGCGGGCATCAGTTTAATCCCGGGCATCTCCCACACTTCAGCCGCCAATCTGACCTGCTCGACGGGTTCCGGTTCTGTTGGATGTACAAGTGCACAACCGAGGGCACGCGGATTACCGCGAATTGCGTTGGCAAGTTCACTGTTTTCGGGAAGCGGTTGGGGCGTCGGCATGACGACAACGACATCCATATCGGCTTCGTCCTCTAACGCCAACAACGCTGCTAAATCAAGTTCGCCGCTTTCATCACGAAATGAATCATTGAGATAGGCTTCAAAATCGCCTCGCATGAGAAGGCTCCTTTTAATGGTTATCAGTTATCAGTTTTCAGTTATCAGTTTTCAGTTAAGAGGTTATTGGTTTAACGAAGTTATCTTTTAAACTATAACCGTTGACCGCTGATAACCCTTTTTCTTCAGTTACAGGTCAGAAGGTTCGTTGATAAACACAGCACCATCCGTCCTTTTTTCCGCGCCTACGCTCCGTTCCATTAGCGCATCAACGGCATCTCGATAAAGGATGTATGCAGATTCTGCTGTGGCGGTGTCTGGAAAACTGATGATGAAAACAATTTGGGCATCCATCCAATTTGTTGAAT is part of the Candidatus Poribacteria bacterium genome and harbors:
- the gcvT gene encoding glycine cleavage system aminomethyltransferase GcvT, producing MKRTPLYHAHEFLNAKFTEFGGWEMPLQYSSIVKEHLAVRTNVGLFDLSHMGEFEVRGQGANELVQKLSTNDVGRLTDGRVLYTLFCNETGGIVDDLLIYRHADDHYMLVVNAANIEKDLTWVETHNDTGAKIKDVSENTALIALQGPKAIDLLKPFVPEHDVSEISFFRFVLGEVASIPTVISRTGYTGEVGFELYVPAENAERLWNALYPAVIEAEGQPVGLGARDTLRLEAGLRLYGMDMNDDTNPFEVGLGKFVKSKNRQFIGKKALLATKKKGIAKQMIGFQMLDRAVARAGYAIYQDGGQVGEVTSGAPSPSLKCNIGFASVSQNIGKTIEIEIRDKLHPAKIVQVPFI
- a CDS encoding amidohydrolase family protein; this translates as MRGDFEAYLNDSFRDESGELDLAALLALEDEADMDVVVVMPTPQPLPENSELANAIRGNPRALGCALVHPTEPEPVEQVRLAAEVWEMPGIKLMPAIHNYNVDDPIVRPVVEAARDYGLIISIHSGPNNCHPNRIGTVASWVPETPVIMDHMGFPDDLDAGIAVAKANKNVSLGTTILRFHRRWGTDPDTVVPTEVKTAVDELGPEQIVFGSNLPEYRPIQVINALKRLELGDDAEALIFGENLARIYGL